The Alnus glutinosa chromosome 3, dhAlnGlut1.1, whole genome shotgun sequence nucleotide sequence TAACaggttccctaaatataagaaaaattctttaaaaaaaccaTACCCCACAAATTCCATTAGTGTTCCCTAAACTAATGGAACTAAAAGTGCAACCATAAATCTAGGGTAACATTTTTgcttcccttaacattattttaatatttttgttttatctttcttttcttttctttttcttttagtatttctctgaaaaaaaaaatttaaatgaatttCTCATACCTCTCTCTTTCCTCTAATGTTTATGTGAaagtatatttaaataatataaattaaaaagaataaagaaaataataaaaaaaggttgCTGTTTTTATACGTTTTAAGAAGTGctttaattttgggttatttgTACGGTCATGGGCATGGTCATGGACGACAAAAGTAAAGCCTAGTCTCAAAAGAAAAGCAATGGATATTAGGGTTGGGCGAATATTGGGAAAAGAATATGAATTGCTCAAAAGTAAAGCAATTGCATGTACTAGGTCGAAGAGATTCACAAtttattccttttctttttctttttgtcaatatCTAACAATTTTACTAGTTCTTGCTTTTCCTTAAAAAGCCACTTCCGTATAAAGTGTCAAAAAGCATTAAGTTCTTCTGTAACGTCTACATTTTTTCTTATCACGTAATTACTGACCTTTATCAATTATCATCTTCTTTGAAACTCATAAATTTGGTTGAAATCCAAATAGTATACCCGAGAGTAACTCTGCCATGTAATGGGCTGCCAGGCCCAAGATAGGGCTAAGAAGGCCCACCTAACAAGTCGTGCTTCCAACAGCCAACAAGGCCCATCTTGTAGGCGATACTGTAATGcccttaaaattaaataattaaatttatttaactttGAGTGTTATTCGTAGCATGTGAATGTAAGTTtacgacttagtaagtaaattgtTATGAAACTAGTGTATGAAACAAGCTTCAAGTTTCGGTTGATAGCCCTCTCACAACCTCACTTCAATCATTTCCCATATTCGTGTCTGAACATTAATTAGGTGACACCACGTGTGATGTAGGTGAACTCGAGTCAGACAATATTGAGTTGTCAGATTGCACATTGATGGCGCCGAATTACCTGGAGCAGGCGAATCAATgcaaaattggcaagaaatcgtgATCTAGCTTAATATTCGAGTGCGCTGCAGTATTTTGGCTATAACTTTGGCTATTAGTATCCGATTCGCGCATAGGACCCCAATTCAGAAAACTCTCTTCGGTACGCCTAGTTTCGAGCCCAAAATTCGCTATTTTCatttccaaaaccctaattttagagatttttttttttcttttatggtaactttttgtgtcatttaggaggtgattctgagcccgatttgggccagattttcgGCGGTCGACTTGTTTATtcctatattttgttttaataaggctattagggttttgttatattttgcaatttttaaCTATAATAGCTTGGCTTGTGGGTGTTTTTCAACAGACAATTTTGATTATTGATATTTCTCTCAGAGTTCCTCTCTGTGTTTGGGATTATTattctgttttcttccttggaAACTGCCCATTGAATAGCCTGCATAATAATCAATATTCTGTTCGGTGTCAACGCGTCGGTACATGAACCATGCATTACCTCCCTGCAACAGTAGCATGTGACATTTAATTCGACACTGTGGCCTTGTCAGAACCATATCAAGACAGAAGATAAAACATGTCATGAGATGTGATTCGTCAAGGTTAGTGATCAAACACTATGCCCAATTAGAGCACTGCTCAATAGCAGAGTGACACCTGGAGGAGCCCGGCCATGACGTGAAGAAAAAGAGCTATAAAAAGTATGAAACTATTTCATTCATTCTATCACcgcattacaattttttatgcTTCACCATGCACTCTTCTTCTCTAAGAGATTATTGACTTAATTAAGCATATGAGTATTTTTCCATTGCCGGACGTACAAATTAATGAGATCACCCGTGTCTGTTTCTTCTTATTATAGGTTTCGTCGGCTTTGAGATCCTTCAATAATGAATACAGTACTTAATTTGTTGCAAAACTATATCCAAGTAATTCCTAAAGAAAATTCATATTGAGTCATTCGTTTATTATGCCTGCTTCAAGGTTATAATACGCTTGAATATATAGgatgaaaatgaaattacaTGGTACGGTGATCAAATTTTATGTAATTGGAAATAGAATTATGGACGACTCGTGTGACATTTGCAAATCAATGCCGATTACGTCATGGGAACTACACAATTTATAGAATCACTGATATTAgggttgtttaaaaaaaaaaaaaaaaaaaaattaccttcgTACTTtttgaccttttctttttctttttctttttgtcattaTCTAACGAGTACCCCCAAAAGGCATAAGTTATTTATATGTATCTTCTATATCTTATCTTAGCACATAAGTTATCATATGTACGTCATAGTTGAACTTTCTCAtcttcttttctatatatacatGGTAGGTAGGAATCAAATCACATGATGATCATATTTCATGTCCTTGGGAATAGAATTATGCACATAGGCACATATAGCTTTACGCTAATGAGACTTTCATTGCCTTAAAATTAAAGATGGGAATAGGAaacaagagaaatgttattcAATATTCTTCTAATAATTTCAGCTTATGTGATATACTTAatttattcatcaattttttaattaagattgatttaagGGTAAAAGGAACACGTCAACtgagaattgtttttttttaatcaaattggcTTTTCAATTGCTTCAAGTAGTTATTACTACTCATAAATCTCTCTTTAATTTGTGGCAAAATTGGAAAGGGATTTTCCATATCAACAATCCCTTGCAGCATGGATCAATACTAGATACTCATCTCTTATATAGTTATATTATCCGAGTCACTTTCATAATACAGGGCTGATATGAAATAGTGCGATTATCAGTCTTTAgatcagtttttattaaaaaatgacaaaatttaatggttaatAGAAATTTTCACACCAGTTCAGTGGTATGAAAGTGGGATGAGAGATTGTattatttagaattactctgcAGCAAAATGATTATATGAATGTTCCAAGCCCGAAGGACGTTCATGAATCGTGACTGTGACTGCAAATGCAAAGTGTAGAAAAGGAAGGTACTTCCAACTTCCAAGAGTGAATTCCATATAGCACAAATTAAGAGTATAAAAAGGGTAACAGACAGGCCAAGAGACGACACTAACTAAACGAAAATCCTCTTACCATTGACATACCTAAAATGGCAGCAACAAAACAGGTAAGCCTGAAGCTTTTGATAGAGAAAAAGAGCCAGCGGGTGCTCTTTGCTGAAGCAGACAAGGAATTTGTTGATTTCCTCTTTAGCATTTTCATTCTGCCGGTCGGAACTATCACTAGgctcttacaaaagaaaaacatggcAGGCTGCTTGCGTAGCCTGTACAAGAGCATAGAGAATTTGAGTGATATTTACCTTCAGCCAGACCAAGATAAAAACTTTCTGCTCGACCCAAAAGTAGCCATTTCTGGTGCTAAAGTCCCTCTCCTCTTGCCAAGCGTTGAGCAGTCATATACAGCCACTAATTTTTATAGGTGTGTGCATGTCAGTTCTGGCAGTAGCAAGTACAGCAACTGTAGTGAGTACGTGGCTAATGACCAGAGAGCAATTTGTCCTCATTGCAAGAGTTCAATGACATCCGAGCAAAAATACGTAGAGTACCCACCAAGGGATATCAAGGCATCCTCCTCTAGTGAGGGAGGTTACGTGAAAGGGGTGATTACTTACATGGTTATGGATGATCTTGACGTGAAGCCCATGTCCACCATCTCTTCTATCTCTTTACTTACCAAGTTTGGTGTCAGGGACCTTGGGGCTGTTGAGGAGATGGTGGTGGATTTAGGCATTGATGAGGTATATCAGTCATCCCTTTCTTTCTGTGCATTACAACTATATATCAAATGCGTTTTTTGCTGacagttttcttctttcttttttttgttgaacaTTGAACCGCGTAAACCGTTTTCTTGAGGGTAGTTCTCGCTTTACAAATACATATCTAACATTGTTCCTTGTGTGTTCTGTACGTTGTTAGGTTCTGAGTTTGCTCGAGGCTTCTTTAAAATCTAAGACTGTTCTGACCGATGTCTTCCTTTCAAACCATACTGACAATGAGATAGAAGTAATTCAGGATGTGTGCCTAAATACAGAGCCAAATGAAAGCACCGTTGCTTCTTGTTAGTCTCTTCTAATTTCGAGGTGCAGGAACACTGTGGAATAATTTGTCCCAAAAAAGTATTATGTGAGTTTggtattttggtgtttttgttgcAACCATGTTTCTCATGTTCTGTTTCATGACCCTCTTGTACGTTAATTTCATGTTACTCAAATCTGGTATGCGTGctaatatgatttttatttgttgcATGTTAATAATTAAACTTCTGCAAATTCTAACATAATAATATTGCTAATTGTTACCGTGGGAGAGGGTTGTGATTTTGATTTGAAGTTAATTTGTTACTTGTGTGgtgttccttttttctttttaatttaggttaggttttcataaaaataaaaaacgaaaattaattgattttttgaaaaactcaTTCCATTCCTTAAGTGAGAgagtaattattctttttagttttttagaaaaataagtatttatctTCATATGAGAATATCTATTCTTAAGAATAATGTGCGATGAAATAAAAGCTAGAATAGTTAGTACATAAAAATAACATTCCATTTGAGGGTCTATtctgcacatatatatatatatatcaaacaagCCCTAAATCTTAAGATCCTAAACATTCTAAGCCATTAATCCTTAATCCTAATGTTTACAAGAGCTAAACCTAAATGGACTAGATAATGGGCTATTGTACATCTTTCTGTTGGTAACATAACATAATGGTCTAAGCATTCACAACAGTTTTTATTTCTAGAGAATGCATGTCGGTTTGGTAAAGTTTTAATAAAGACAAAATTTGAGAATTAATTTGGTAGGTGCCACGTTTGAAAAAAGTGAGTcaacaaacaaatttttgtttgtaggttaaaatttttgtttgatattctcaaaacaaaaacattaacaaacaactcaaaatatatacacaacactcaaaatcatttttatctttatgtcaCACCAAAACatttgtttaaaacaaaaaaaaaaaaaactcaaaacacattaacaaacatatctcaaaaattgaagagtattccttgaaattaaaaagaaaaataataaaaataaaaacaattgcaATTTACACTTCAACGATGGTGATTGTCTAGCGGCAACCACTGCGATGTTTACTCGAGACGGTTTTAACAGCCATTGCGAGGCTGCCGGACGGATCGAGTAGCCATTGTGAGGCTGTTAGACATTCTTAATGGCCACATGCAACGGGGCCTCCATGAGTACCTAGCAGCCACCGAGAGGCCGCCAAAAGTTCATTACGACCATCATGGATCGTCGAACATTCTTAAAGGTCATTGCAAGGCTGCCAAAAGTTTATAACTGTCATTTTGGGGCTCCAAAAAATTCATGTGGCCACTGTGCGACTATTGAAAGTTTATGGCGGATACAATGGGGCTATTAAATGTTCAAGGGCGGCCATTGAGAGGATGCCGTATGTTTCTAGCGGCCACCACGAAGTCACCTAACATTTATTCGGCCACTGCAAGCCCACAGAAGTTAATGGTGGCCACTGTAAGACTGTCAAAAGTTCATAGTGGTTGCCACGAGGTGGTCAAGTgttcatgttaaaaaaaattttagaagtaattttattttatttttttactagtaTTTTCTGCAAAGTGTTTTGCTTTTCAAAAAGAGGTTTGTGATTTGTCTTGAAATGTGTGTTAGTAGTAGAGCCACATCTGAAATCTGCTTGGATAATTAatatttgagaagagtttttAGCGTTTACAACggaaaacactttttaaaaagaTTTCCAAACATACTAATGTCTAACACTCTGTGGGCCTGAAAATAGGCTCAAAAGCAAAATAGCTACCCATGCCGAGAAGCCCAAACATGTTTGCTATAAACAAAGTCAAGCCCATTGCCTCCAACTGAGACACATATTTGGTCGTGATGTTACAACAATTCATCATCCAACAGATCATAGAAATCAAGCTCCTGTTGAAATACTAAATCGACCAAAAGTGCTGGTCTTCCTTCTTCCACAACTTTTAACTTCAACTTCTCAAACTCCATAACCAAATGTGACTGAGAAATTTCCAATGCGCCTAACTCTCCAATTGATTTCCGGCTCAACCCGTACGTCTACCACTATGTTTGCCTGGTAAAGGATCTCACAATCATTGTCCTTAATCAACTCATAACCATTTTTTGTCTCATATTCAGTTGTTTTTTTGAGTGAAGAAATACTAAAAGCTTTATTGTCCGAGTAGATACCGCATCTTTCTCCAATAAAATAGTGCCTCCAAATCGTTATGACAAACTCTATTGCTGTCATTAAGAATGCACTGCTGGAGTTTGAACAGATTTCAGGTTTGAAGGCAAACCCCTCTAAAAGTTTCCTGTTCTGTGCTGGAgtttctgatggaatgagggcACTTTTGCTTGAAGATCTGCAGATGAAGGAAGGTCTTCTCCCTGTCAGATATCTTGGGATCCCTCTGATTTCCTCAAAGCTATCAGCTGGGGATTGTAAGGCTCTTGTTGATAGAATTACAGGCAGGATTAACTCTTGGACTtccaaaaaactttcttttgcGGGTCGGTTGCAGTTGCTATCCTCTGTTCTTTTCAGTCTCCAAGTATACTGGTCGAGTATCTTTATCCTTCCTAAGAAGGTTCTCAAGGATATAAGCCAAGTTTTTAACCGATTTCTTTGGAATGGTGGGGTTGAGGATAATGCAAAGGCAAAAGTGGCTTGGAAGGATGTTTGTTTTCCTAAGAAGGAGGTTTGGGATTGAAAGACTTGGAGTCCTGGAACACCTCGGCAATTATGAGACATCTATGGGTGATGTTTGCTCGGTCTGGCTCTTTGTGCGTGGCTTGGGTGCAAGCCTATTTGTTGAAGGGGAAGAGTTTTTGGAATGTTTCTACCCCTCAAAATGGTTCATGGTGCTGGAGAAAGCTTCTCAAATTTCCACATTTGGCTAGAGGTTTGATCCGATTTGAGGTGGGTACTGGAGAAAATATCCATTTATGGATGGATAACTGGAATCCTTTTGGTGTCTTAGGGGAGAAGTTTGGCTTCAGAATTGTGTATGATTCTTGTAGCAATTTGGAGGCCAAATTAAGTTCTGTTTTGAAGGATGGTATATGGTGCTGGAGACCGGCTCGCTCTGAAGATCTTGTAGAAATTCAAACTAAACTTCCAGAAGTGCACTTGGGTATTGTTGATTCTCCTGTTTGGACCATCTCCCGTCCTGGTGTTTATGTTAGTGCAGATACATTGAACCACTTCCGAATTAAGAGAAGCTGTGTCAACTGATGGCCTTTGGTTTGACACTCTTACTCCATCCATAAGCAGGCTTTTATTATTTGGTTGGTGTTTAAGAATAGACTTACAACTGGAGATCGAATGCTTGCATGGGGGTATAAGGGCGACACTGCTTGTGTATTTTGTTGGAATGGTATAGAGAGTAGAAATCACCTATTTTTTTGTTGTGGGTTTTGTTCTCGCTTATGACGAACTTGTATGGAACGGTGTAATATACCAAATCCTCCAAATGATTGGGAGGATATTCTTGAGGAAGGGTGTCGAAGTTGGAAGACGAAGGCCATGAGAGGGGTTCTTTGTCGGTTGGTGCTGAGTGCCACCGTTTATGAAATTTGGAAGGCTCGTAATGCTATTCAGCATGGAGGATAGATCAAAACTGAAGAACAGATATTGAAATCTATCATCTGGGAAGTCCGGTATAGAGTTTCGGGGAAGAGAAATTTTAAGAAGAATCTGGAAAATATTAGTTTGTGTTTGAACTGGAACATTGATGTTAATGTTTTGGTTTAATCAGGTTGTTAGTTGGTAGATGAGTTTACAGAggtttcctttgttttgtttatggTTTAATTGGTTTGTCGGTGTTTGTACAGTACTATGTTTTTTGTTAATATCAATTTctacttattcatcaaaaaaaaaaaaaatatcgttACGACAAACCTGATCCTATTAGTTGTGCCGTTGTGGTGCCAACATGATAATTGCCTGTGCTAATTATATTGGCTTTTGAACTCGTAAACTTGTCAGTGCTGGTAAGAGATTCACCCGGCTGGCCAGTCGGATAAatctagggctggcaaaacgggtcacccgacacgacccgttaagacccgcgacccgtttagcctagacccagacacgacacgacacgataatttcacgggtcacccgacacgacccgtgagacccgtttaacataatgggtcgaaCCGGGTCaacacgacccgacacgacccgtttgacccgtttagcttaaaagtttttttttttttttttaaatatatatatatatattattattttggggggttttttgttggtatttaaatgaaataataataattttagtaaTTCATCTTTAAATTCCTACTCCTAGTCTCCTAGTAGGCtagcaccaaatcacttaatatgtttaattgtctaatcaaataacaaaaaaaaaaaaacactacatcatcgttacaaatttacaaatacaacAAACTGCATTATAATTGTCCATCAGATTGAGTCCAACGCAGGTTAGTTTGACATGCCCATCTTTGTCATTCAACTccaatacctaaaggaaaaaaacagaataattaCATTGGAAGGTAAAAAAGTTTAAGATGTCAACTAACATCATTTACTTTCTACAATTCAATATCAATCTAACAGATTGTACCATTTTGCCTCACATGctaaaatacaaacaataacataagaacaaaagaaaaaataggggATCTCCTATCCAATGTCAAAACATCCTCTTTTTCGTTATCCACCTTCATTGaagtttgttctatatcaaaagataaaagaaattaatttcattaaaataagatgaaaaaatacaagtaaatgaagaaattaaatatgcaaataacttATATTACCTTGCTTTCCATATAACCAATTTCTAGTGCAAACcaatgcctcaacaatatcaggcttgagtgaactcctatattgatcaatcacacgtccaccAATACTAAAAGTAGATTCTGAAGCAATAGTAGAAATAAGAATACTCAAAACATCACGAGCCATGGCAGCTACTTCaggataacgaaattcatttccttttcaaaataaaaggatgtcaaatgtcgtgttcttctccaaatacttgggttcatccaaataaagtttcaattgagtcttttgtacatcaggatcgactccatcaaatgctagaaaattctacataaaaatagataaaataaacataaaattagtaagtgattatgaatatatatattaagttactacttactaacaagctaagagtttaagaaacttgtgatattatttaaaaatttaagaatctatatatatatatatatatttgtttgtgttttcactattttgattcttttgagttttgaatcttttgttttcaacttttcacttttcaaatcaTTCCCCCCAATTTGACAATTTCCCATTAGGCcattctcctcttttttttttttttaacccaaaaaagaaataagaaaaaaaaaaagagaaaaagttaatcgtgtctggtgtgtcacccgcgggtgacccgcgacccgacccgccaaaccaagataaacgggtcataaacgggtagacccgtttatgacccaaacccgtttaaggta carries:
- the LOC133862470 gene encoding uncharacterized protein LOC133862470, producing the protein MAATKQVSLKLLIEKKSQRVLFAEADKEFVDFLFSIFILPVGTITRLLQKKNMAGCLRSLYKSIENLSDIYLQPDQDKNFLLDPKVAISGAKVPLLLPSVEQSYTATNFYRCVHVSSGSSKYSNCSEYVANDQRAICPHCKSSMTSEQKYVEYPPRDIKASSSSEGGYVKGVITYMVMDDLDVKPMSTISSISLLTKFGVRDLGAVEEMVVDLGIDEVLSLLEASLKSKTVLTDVFLSNHTDNEIEVIQDVCLNTEPNESTVASC